AATAaccgtagaggtactttaACAGGGGCGATGCAACATGGAAAGCACTGCACGCGTTGAGGCTTCCATTTGCAGCGAggtggataggtaggtagccggAACAAAAGCGGAAGGTACAAACGGTACATGTCCCACGTTGGCTGAaaggctacctctacttacctaccacgtgcctacctctacggacCTCGCTGGGGAAGGCCCGGATGCTTCCTTGCAGTATGACCGAACTTGTCAACTTGGCCAAAACATCAAAAACGTGATAGCAACCATCAGTACCAACAGCAATGCTAATTCTCGCTCAGGTTGGCTGTAGCGGTAGACCGGGCATCGACCGTTTCGCACACCGTGTTGCCAAGTAACTAACGCTTCAAAGAACCAATTCGATTGACTCTCCGACGGGACTTCGAGCTACAAACATGTCAAGCAGCAAGTCAAACACGGATGCGCATTTCGACCGTTGTGTTTCAGCCCAACGTTACCATCACCTCTAGATCTCTGTCCTACTCGTGTAGTGATCATTCCCGTCCGCATTCCTTCATCAAGCCATCAACTAACCTTTTGCTCGACATCTAGTTGATCAACCCAAAGAACTTCAACATTACCTGCTCATTCGTCGGTGCCACATGCCCCACGCCTGCACCCATATACCCAACCAGCTTGCTGCCATCTCCATACACAATCTGCGTATACGCCTGGCTCGGCACTCCGCTGACATTCCTCGAAAATTCTACCCCCAGCACGTTCGACCACTGCTTCAGGGCCTCCATCGCACACCTTGGATATACCAGATTGTCGGCGAGGCCATGGTAGATCTGCATCCTTGGTCTACGTCCCGTGTACCCCGGGTAAGAATTCCTCACAAAGTTGCCCCATTCCTCCGGAGTGTGCTGCAGTCCCCTGGCGCAGGTCTGGTTGGGCGAAAAGGGAGTAGCCGACGCAGCACCGGCGAAACAAGCGTGCGCAACGCCCGAGTACGCAGCCCCGGCCTCAAAGACCTCCGGATAAGTGGCGGCCATTACGTTGGTCATCATGCCGCCCGAGGAGGTGCCCATGACATAGACGCGCGAAGCGTCGGCGTTGTATTTGGCGATGGTGTAGTTCACCATGGCAACGATACCGAGGGAGTCGCCGCCGGCTCCGTGCGTGAGAGAAGCAGGGTCGTTAACTCCCCAGCAGTTGGACATGTTGGGCGTGCCGGGatagatgaggatgaagccGTATTGGTCGGCGTAGGAGGGTAGGCGTGTGCCCGAGTACCAGGAAGGGGCGGTGCCGCCACAGCCGTGGAGCTATCATTGCCTCGTTAGCATCGCCGATGTGTGAGAATCAAGAGAAGAGCACTCACAGCCACAATAATGGCGGGCTTTGTGGCCAGCTTGTCAGGGACGTAGGTGTACATTCGAATGTTGGTTGGGTTACTGCCCCAGTTCGTCACCTGCTGCAGCGAGGCACAGAGGCCTGTGGCCGCGGTGAGGGCGAGCCCGAGCAATGTTCTGGGCAACATGGTCAAAAGGGCGAATGAAGTAGTTGAGGTGTTGGTAGATGATGGCTAACTGCTTGCTTTCCCCAGATTCTCCATCCGAATTGGTATGGCGCCAGACCATTTATACTTCAGTTGTCATCCAAAGGACCTCTCAGGGGCCGATCGATGCGTTCACCGAATCTCCTCGTTCTCTATCATCGAATAGCCATACAAGAGCAAAACTCCCAACTAGGCAGCTCCGAAAACTCCGTAAGCGATGTTGCCTTCGTGCCAGGGAACGAGAGTCTTGAGGTACATTTGGTGAAACATAGCGCACGCACAGATGTCGGGTAAATGCCCTCGTCCACCTGTCACAACGTAGCATTTCCCCAACTGTGCAGTGACGCGCAGATCTTGGTAAGGTACCCCAGAGCGTCCAAATAACCTTTTTGCTTTTCGGAGTCAAGGAGCCGCAGCTTCGGCAAGTAGTGTCGGTAATTGGGAATAGCCTCACCGCTGATACTCGCGTGTCATTGGCGTGGGAGTAGGCTAGATGACTTCAGCCATGCCTTGTTTCAATGCCATTACATTGGAACAGCAGTATAGCACCTCCTGCTCTCCAAGGCAGACCCGATAAGTTTATCTAACCAGAAATCCGGCAAGGTACAATCCCTCTGTGATGAGGAATATGTTTCCCCCTTCCTACTCCAGCTATGAACTCTAGTGTCATGTTAGTTGAGGTCACCATTGGGGAGGGACACTCTTCCCATTTACCGCTGGCTATATCTGAAGTGACAGCGATGGGAGCCAGCAATGATTGAGCACATCATCCATATTAGTGAGTGTTCATTAAGGGCGAAATGCGGTCAGGGTCCGAATTTGCAACGctgtgtagaggtatccaaACGGCAAGCTATTGACAGTCAGAGTAGATGTTACATTCACACCTGGCATCTCATTACATTGACCAACGTCAACGTCCTCCTGTGTTTTGATTGCCCATTTTCATGGTGATGGCTTGTCTCCCTTATCTACTTCTAGTTATGGCTCTATGGATTTCTAGTCCATTCGTCGCAATTACGGTCAGTTACAAGGTTGAGTcaagagtacctctagtgctTGGAAGAGCCTGTGGAAGAGTGGAGGTGTCCGGGCATGAATACCTCTACGGCAACGAGCCTGCGACCTGGCTGGATGGATAGGCCCTACCGTAACTCATATGTACACACATATCGCAGTAGGTAACATTCTCCTTTgctccccttttcttcttctccaatcCGAACCCCTGAACACCCCCCCTTTTTGAGGAACGCCTGcatctcctctctctttacCTCCAGCCacctttccacttctccttTCACCATCTccgtcccttcttctccgtaCCCCAGCCTCACCAACTCCCTAGAGGTAACCAACTCCCCTTCCACTCCCTTAGATACCCCCAGTTTTTTCCACCACCCCAAAACACCTCGACGCTCTACTCTCTTCCAACACACCCGCTATACTCACTGGCAATGGTCTGTCTTCTGCCTCCAACCTGGATGTTTGGGCAGGCGCACGCGGGCAATAACAAAGCGTCGTTCCAGCGTCAAATACAAGAAACTCGAAGCAGCACCAGTGCTACCCGGCGGGAAAGCGGTCGGAGAGCCTGACGGGTGAGTGCAGCAGCTGTTCAACGTGGGATTTCAGGCCATCTTTATTTATGGATGACATGAAGCGCTCAAGATGATTGCGCATAGGACCGTAGTCTTTCCAGTCATCGTAGGACTTCCAGCGGTCGGAGGGACGTTGTTTCTTGGACTGCTCGTGTTtaagagagggggggggggggggggggggggatggaGGTTACCCCCTGTGCTGGAGTTCGGGGTATGTTTTTCCGgggtttgttgttggagaGTGACGGAATCAAGGAAAGGGGCGTAGCCAGATGAGGGGAGTGACGATATGATGTAACCCGTTCACCATCACCTTCGCATGCAATTCCACAGTTTTGCGAAAACCAGAAGACTCAATATCGGGAGATCAACTGAATCCAATATGGGCAGGTTGAAAACGGACATACTGTCACGATGTGACGACACAAGTAGCGACAGTACTTGAACCGTTCTCCTTAGTCGCCTATGCACCGTAGGtagtaattacctattttGGGGAAAACGAAAACGCAAAGCTGCTAGTTAATGAGCTTCTACATCAAATTGACGTTCTATTTAGATGATCTTTTTCCTGCGATAGATTAATAGTTCCTCAGCCCATTGTGGGAACCCACGTTGAGAGATCGTTTTGGCTCTCAAAGATGAATGAGAATCAGTGGATGTTATATGTGTTTGGCTTGCGCGAGGCATGTGTGGTATTGAtgctattataagtaaatagaacTTTGGGTTAGCAACAAGCGGTTGTATAGTGTAGCGGTTATCACTCCGGATTCTGATGTTTTCAGAAAATTCCGGCAACCCCGGTTCGATTCCGGGTACGACCTGATCTTTTGCAATTTTTTGTGTCCTATCaagtgtttttttttcttccagcAAAAACCAAAGTTAAAGAAAGGCCAATATCTTCTGTTATAGAAGATAGTAACACATAGCTCCGCCTTTGCAAATGCCTGTCAACGTTTTCCATGCTAGCATAGGCAACAAGACTAAGAACCTGAGAGGCATAGTGCAACAACACTTTTTGCTGCGACAAAGGGAAGGTGGAGAAGTGATCGTGAAATTTTGATAGTATTTTTGGAGTGAAGGCAACGGGAGATCTGACCCAAGACGTGAGcagcaaaaaaagaaagaaagaaaaacttTACGAGCCAACGCGAGCTGAAGCTTGAATAAAATTTGGGAAAAAGGTAGGTCGTACCCGGAATCGAACCGGGGTTGCCGGAATTTTCTGAAAACATCAGAATCCGGAGTGATAACCGCTACACTATACAACCTTTGCAAGCATGTGATGATTATTCGCTGTCAAACTGCGTGGTGGAAGTGCACCTTTATCAATCCATATGTGCCCTAATCAAGGTGGAGATCGAGCATGTGGTGGACTCGTGCTCCGGACCGGACCCTGAGTGCCTGGACACGATGAGGCCGGGATGGCTTGCTCCGGAGGGCGGAGACTCCACAAGGCTTGTACATAGATGGGGACGTCATGAGCGAAGCTGTCGCAATGAGAATGCTTGTTGCGCAGCGTGTATGTGTAGAAGATGCGGTAGTGAGTGAGCACATTGTACCCTGTGCTTTCGCGACTGACGACCATCACCATGTATACTGTCCTTGCCACTTGGCAAGTACAGATCCGCAAAGATGATGCCAGAGCCGCGCAAGCTTACCCTAAGCCGCCGCCCAACTGGAAAGCTTGTGGACCTTGGCGCAACAAAGGATCAGTTGTACCCGGGCACAGGGTCGGCGGACAACCGGGTAATGTAGCCGATATTGTGTGATGGCTGTCGTCCCGTCTTTCAGCTTGACTATCCGTCCCCGGTTCCGAGCGAGTCTAGAGGCGCCACTAAGGCCGGGACCAGAAGCCGCGGGTATACCCTTCCGAGCCGCCCGCGTCGATCTCGAAGTTCAGCGCACGGGTTGTTCATGTCAATCGTATTTTATGGATAGCACATCTGTTTTGAAGGATCTGGAGGAGGTTGCATGGCAGTTTCGCACTGTTAAGCGTGCGACCGTGACACGGATTTGGCAGTGGTTCTTCAGCTCTAGGGACTCGGGATGGGACCGTGTTTCATATTGTCATGGCGGCGTGTGCAGAGGGTTCGGCCGTCGAGCTTCGATGTCATGTCCCGTCCTGGGGAGCCCTAGCCAAATGTAGCGATAATTATCAGTCGGCACCGTTGATTGTGTACGGGGATGGATCATGGTCATGGCTGCAGTCGTGGCTATCGGAATGGATGGAGTCGCGATTTTGGGCCAATGTACTTTGACAACAACAGTCTATTCAGAAGAGCATGATGTTAGCAGTTGCTCAGTCATGACCGGGTGGCTATAGGGAAAGGCGCTGAGTTCTGAAAATAGTCCCTTTTTCGATAACTGGCAGTCGGCGGTCGCCAATCCCTTCCACTTGGGCTCGGGACGCGGATCAGCGTTTGGTGTCCCGGGACGAGGGACATGAGAGATGGTCGGGCGTTGCGCCCAAGGGACcggggaggggagaggggggtaaAGACGTTACGATTTGCGACTGGAGATTGGGCTTCTGGCCTGAAGGTATGTAGCGAATGTTCGGAGAATGGAAGACGATGGGGAGGACAAGGGACAGACGAATTGCAATCGACAGGAGAGCAACACTGAAACAGCGACGAAGCTCCAGGGACCAAGACAGGGCAGAACACTTGGCAGGGTAGCGGCAAGCAGCAACTGGTTGACGAGTGGTCGGAAGAGGTGGGGGACAGACAGGGCATTCTCGTGCATGTCAATCATGTCGGG
The Neurospora crassa OR74A linkage group II, whole genome shotgun sequence DNA segment above includes these coding regions:
- a CDS encoding feruloyl esterase B; this encodes MLPRTLLGLALTAATGLCASLQQVTNWGSNPTNIRMYTYVPDKLATKPAIIVALHGCGGTAPSWYSGTRLPSYADQYGFILIYPGTPNMSNCWGVNDPASLTHGAGGDSLGIVAMVNYTIAKYNADASRVYVMGTSSGGMMTNVMAATYPEVFEAGAAYSGVAHACFAGAASATPFSPNQTCARGLQHTPEEWGNFVRNSYPGYTGRRPRMQIYHGLADNLVYPRCAMEALKQWSNVLGVEFSRNVSGVPSQAYTQIVYGDGSKLVGYMGAGVGHVAPTNEQVMLKFFGLIN